From one Dermacentor andersoni chromosome 1, qqDerAnde1_hic_scaffold, whole genome shotgun sequence genomic stretch:
- the LOC126518534 gene encoding uncharacterized protein, with protein MPCSVGADTAALGRGTRCTDKPYPDYQVVLPHLPSGTSVLYTVFLHADIKTRPYRVEHFRDALARLALLPEVVALGAFQMNHVWAVTFRDEASKKKMLAAETFNVKDQPCVVYDPCNQGIRLKLYWLLHFVHDDEVRAALAPYGKVTDIAREKWRVQGCNDKGSTTRLVTLLPKPGITVEDLPHQVRVAENLALVHVPGRPPLCLRCNGTGHIRRECRIPRCALCRRFGHEEQDCVRSYAAVTSPVKGDEMAEHIMDHADADAASRATTEEPAADSTPSDASPLQENSTGPGDSQSGEAKSVLVGKPTNDQNVNERKDAILVSASVTTAKDENEGIEDVEMTAAAKAAAKRPREATDGSQASPEPSSSGEPSPKTAITRRMGLKPKPKIPPDRRSASTSTPT; from the coding sequence ATGCCTTGCTCCGTAGGGGCGGATACAGCGGCCCTCGGCCGTGGCACCAGGTGTACGGATAAGCCTTACCCGGATTATCAAGTTGTTTTGCCTCATCTGCCTTCAGGTACATCAGTTTTGTATACAGTATTTTTGCACGCGGATATTAAAACCAGGCCGTATCGGGTCGAGCACTTTCGAGATGCGCTCGCGCGTCTTGCACTGCTGCCGGAAGTGGTGGCCCTTGGCGCCTTCCAAATGAACCATGTGTGGGCGGTGACCTTCCGTGATGAAGCTTCGAAGAAAAAGATGCTTGCGGCAGAAACATTCAACGTGAAAGACCAGCCCTGTGTCGTTTATGATCCCTGCAACCAAGGCATCAGACTGAAGCTTTATTGGCTGTTGCATTTCGTTCACGACGACGAGGTTCGAGCAGCGTTAGCCCCTTACGGAAAGGTTACAGATATCGCCCGCGAAAAGTGGCGGGTACAGGGATGTAATGATAAAGGGTCCACCACCCGTTTGGTGACACTCTTGCCAAAGCCTGGAATTACAGTTGAAGACTTGCCTCATCAGGTGCGCGTCGCGGAAAACTTAGCGCTCGTGCATGTACCAGGAAGGCCCCCGTTATGCCTCCGGTGCAATGGAACTGGACATATCAGGCGCGAGTGTCGCATACCACGCTGTGCACTCTGCCGACGATTCGGCCACGAAGAACAAGACTGCGTGCGATCCTATGCAGCGGTAACAAGTCCAGTTAAAGGCGACGAGATGGCTGAACACATAATGGACCATGCTGATGCCGATGCAGCATCCCGAGCAACGACCGAAGAACCGGCGGCAGACAGCACACCCTCTGACGCGTCTCCACTTCAGGAAAACTCCACTGGGCCCGGCGACAGCCAATCTGGCGAGGCAAAGAGCGTGCTGGTTGGGAAGCCGACTAATGACCAAAACGTCAATGAGAGAAAGGACGCGATTTTAGTAAGCGCATCAGTGACTACCGCGAAAGACGAGAACGAAGGCATTGAGGATGTTGAAATGACAGCAGCCGCTAAAGCAGCTGCAAAGAGGCCTCGTGAGGCCACTGACGGATCTCAAGCCTCACCCGAACCATCGAGCAGCGGCGAGCCGTCGCCGAAGACCGCTATAACGAGACGAATGGGCCTCAAACCGAAGCCGAAGATACCGCCTGATAGGCGGTCGGCTTCAACATCGACCCCGACTTAG